CCGCGCTGAGTCACGCCCGCGCGGCGCGGGCCCGGTCCAGCCGGATCGCCGCGATTCGCGAGGCGGTCGGAATCGCCGCCTACCGCTGCGGCGACTGGGCCCAGGCACTGGCCGAATTACGCGCCGCCCGCAGGATGGGCAGCAAGTCCAACCTGCTCGCCCTGCTCGCCGATTGCGAACGCGGACTTGGCCGCCCGGAACGGGCGATCGAACTCGCGCGCGGACCGGAGGCCGCCCAGCTCACCGGTGACGACGCCGACGAACTGCGCATCGTCGCCGCCGGCGCCCGCGCCGATCTCGGGCAGCTGGAGCAGGCGCTGACGGTGTTGTCCACGCCGCAACTGGACCCGAGCCGGCAGGGCTCGACGGCGGCGCGGTTGTTCTACGCCTACGCCGACACGCTGCTGGCGCTCGGCCGCAACGACGAAGCGCTGCAATGGTTCCTGCGCTCGGCGGCCGCCGATGTCGAAGGCGTCACCGACGCCGAAGACCGGGTCAGCGAGCTGGGCTCCGGATGACAAGCGTTGCGCGCCAATATGATTGCCTGCTGCTCGACCTGGATGGAACGCTGTTTCGCGG
This genomic interval from Mycobacterium sp. SMC-2 contains the following:
- a CDS encoding tetratricopeptide repeat protein encodes the protein MVDDRQRQRGRPLSSGGWSGPGRARPAQPQPPAGDGHRAPDAGPPIPPGVEARQLAPEIRGELSTLDRATADAVARHLVAAGELLDEDPEAALSHARAARARSSRIAAIREAVGIAAYRCGDWAQALAELRAARRMGSKSNLLALLADCERGLGRPERAIELARGPEAAQLTGDDADELRIVAAGARADLGQLEQALTVLSTPQLDPSRQGSTAARLFYAYADTLLALGRNDEALQWFLRSAAADVEGVTDAEDRVSELGSG